A DNA window from Candidatus Methylomirabilota bacterium contains the following coding sequences:
- a CDS encoding branched-chain amino acid ABC transporter permease, with amino-acid sequence MAPALALFGFAALVPLVVRDAFFLDGLILILLWGSVAAAWNVAAGYAGQVSLGHSIFFGLGAYSAALMGTKWNVSPWIAMVVGAALATVMGFVIGFLSNRLRGPYFVLATIAFSQVFLIVGSRWRGFTSGSEGIPVPFRSGFWTLGLVDKRMWVYLMLALAIGLYLIQLYLERSRRGYQLAAVREDEDAALSLGVPARRLKVAAIAVSAALTSVCGTLWAQYVGFVDPFYVFSVDLSVRFALAAVTGGLGTALGPFLGAALITVLETYLRARFGGIGAGLVGIYLIIYGVALILIMRFAPQGLVPWLASLTGRRRVSRATGAAGVAS; translated from the coding sequence GTGGCACCTGCGCTCGCGCTCTTCGGCTTCGCCGCGCTCGTGCCGCTCGTCGTGCGCGACGCCTTCTTCCTGGACGGGCTGATCCTCATCCTCCTCTGGGGCTCGGTGGCCGCGGCGTGGAACGTGGCGGCCGGCTATGCCGGCCAGGTGTCGCTTGGCCACTCCATCTTCTTCGGCCTGGGCGCCTATTCGGCGGCGCTCATGGGCACGAAGTGGAACGTGTCCCCGTGGATCGCGATGGTGGTGGGCGCGGCGCTGGCGACCGTGATGGGTTTCGTCATCGGCTTCCTCAGCAATCGCCTCCGCGGCCCCTACTTCGTGCTAGCGACCATTGCGTTCTCCCAGGTGTTCTTGATCGTGGGCAGCCGCTGGCGCGGCTTCACGTCGGGCTCGGAGGGCATCCCGGTGCCGTTCCGCTCGGGCTTCTGGACGCTCGGCCTGGTGGACAAGCGCATGTGGGTGTACCTGATGCTGGCGCTCGCGATCGGCCTCTACCTGATCCAGCTCTACCTCGAGCGCTCGCGCCGGGGCTATCAGCTCGCCGCCGTGCGCGAGGACGAGGATGCCGCGCTATCGCTGGGCGTGCCCGCGCGCCGCCTCAAGGTCGCTGCCATCGCGGTGAGCGCGGCCCTCACGTCGGTGTGTGGCACGCTCTGGGCGCAGTACGTCGGGTTCGTGGACCCGTTCTACGTGTTCTCGGTGGATCTCTCCGTGCGCTTCGCGCTGGCCGCGGTCACCGGCGGGCTGGGCACCGCGCTGGGGCCCTTTCTCGGCGCGGCCCTCATCACCGTGCTCGAGACCTATCTCCGCGCGCGCTTCGGCGGCATCGGCGCGGGGCTCGTGGGCATCTACCTCATCATCTACGGCGTGGCCCTGATCCTCATCATGCGCTTCGCGCCGCAGGGGCTCGTGCCCTGGCTCGCCAGCCTGACCGGCCGCCGGCGCGTGTCCCGCGCGACCGGCGCCGCGGGGGTCGCATCGTGA
- a CDS encoding branched-chain amino acid ABC transporter permease gives MHAVPQLAVSTLLLGGIYALIAVGLTLIFGVMRVVNFAHGEFLMLAMYLAFWSFALLGLDPYVTLVLALPVIFAGGWLSYRLVMGPVIQASHNVQIFTTVGLSIALQNLALVLWTADAQFIRTPYYAVVVRLGGAAFNLAQAVAFLVAVLATAALFAFLRWSYTGKVMRATAQDRQAASLMGIDTGRVYSLTWAVGVTCVGVAGVLLAPVYPVYPTAGLQFVLIAYVAVVLGGLGDMAGAVIASLIVATVEVVGSYVIGTAWKEVLYLLLFIAILLVRPAGLFGQRGAENIGV, from the coding sequence GTGCACGCCGTCCCCCAGCTCGCCGTCTCCACCCTCCTCCTGGGCGGCATCTACGCCCTGATCGCGGTCGGCCTGACCCTGATCTTCGGCGTGATGCGCGTGGTGAATTTTGCTCACGGCGAGTTCCTCATGCTCGCGATGTATCTCGCCTTCTGGTCCTTCGCCCTCCTGGGCCTGGATCCCTACGTGACGCTGGTCCTGGCGCTGCCGGTGATCTTCGCGGGCGGCTGGCTCTCGTATCGCCTGGTGATGGGTCCGGTGATCCAGGCCTCGCACAATGTGCAGATCTTCACCACCGTCGGTCTGTCCATCGCGCTCCAGAACCTGGCGCTGGTCCTCTGGACGGCGGACGCTCAGTTCATCCGTACCCCGTACTACGCCGTGGTGGTGCGGCTCGGCGGCGCCGCGTTCAACCTCGCCCAGGCCGTGGCGTTCCTGGTCGCGGTGCTCGCCACCGCGGCGCTGTTCGCGTTCCTCCGCTGGTCGTACACGGGGAAGGTCATGCGCGCCACCGCCCAGGATCGCCAGGCTGCCTCGCTCATGGGTATCGACACCGGGCGGGTGTACTCGCTCACGTGGGCGGTGGGCGTGACATGCGTGGGCGTGGCGGGCGTGCTGCTGGCGCCGGTCTATCCGGTCTATCCCACCGCGGGGCTTCAGTTCGTGCTGATCGCCTACGTGGCGGTGGTGCTGGGCGGTCTCGGCGACATGGCAGGCGCCGTCATCGCCAGCCTGATCGTGGCGACGGTGGAAGTGGTGGGCTCCTACGTGATCGGCACCGCGTGGAAGGAAGTCCTCTACCTCCTCCTCTTCATCGCGATCCTGCTGGTGCGCCCGGCCGGCCTGTTCGGTCAGCGCGGCGCCGAGAACATCGGCGTATGA
- a CDS encoding ABC transporter substrate-binding protein: protein MRHAKWPVKTLVAVVGVVALALGAGALGQAQQGLSGEYKIGVLEPLTGNLAAEGKRHLEGMEIMRDLINERFGGVMGKKLTFVVGDAVDPTVAASEATRLATQGAVKIIAGTFSSTLCGAASEAAARQGVIYWETSCVDPRLTKRGLKNIYRTEIDGTGFGWYNIEFIAKHLAHRLGKKPNELRIAYLSEDSSYGQSVTETARQRAKQEFGMQETGVEYYTFTTNDLTSVILKLKSQNPDILHHIARNQDAILFWRQAREQNFQVKAVVHAGATGYGSPDFGKAFGADGNGPFALLEPGAGFLIDKMRPEGQRIERAYREAVKAKTGNDIAGGHQLAGGGLWVLKLVLDAAKTDDPDKFRAAVLGLDLPTGSALNGWGVKFDENGQNSNPRVQHYMLQWQNGQMVTVWPEEFTSERGKWIPLGPWDQRK from the coding sequence ATGAGGCACGCGAAGTGGCCCGTGAAGACGTTGGTCGCGGTGGTCGGGGTGGTGGCGCTGGCGCTCGGCGCCGGCGCGCTCGGTCAGGCGCAGCAGGGGCTCAGCGGCGAGTACAAGATCGGCGTGCTCGAGCCGCTCACCGGCAATCTCGCCGCCGAGGGCAAGCGCCATCTCGAGGGCATGGAGATCATGCGCGACCTCATCAACGAGCGCTTCGGCGGCGTGATGGGGAAGAAGCTCACCTTCGTGGTGGGCGACGCCGTCGATCCCACCGTGGCCGCCTCCGAGGCCACCCGCCTGGCGACGCAGGGCGCCGTGAAGATCATCGCCGGTACCTTCTCCTCTACCCTCTGCGGGGCGGCCAGCGAGGCCGCGGCTCGCCAGGGCGTCATCTACTGGGAGACGTCCTGCGTGGATCCTCGCCTCACCAAGCGCGGGCTCAAGAACATCTACCGCACGGAGATCGACGGCACCGGGTTCGGCTGGTACAACATCGAGTTCATCGCCAAGCATCTCGCGCATCGCCTGGGGAAGAAGCCGAATGAGCTCCGCATCGCCTATCTGTCCGAGGACTCGTCCTACGGGCAGAGCGTGACGGAGACAGCCCGGCAGCGGGCGAAGCAGGAATTCGGCATGCAGGAGACGGGGGTGGAGTACTACACCTTCACCACCAACGACCTGACGTCGGTGATCCTCAAGCTCAAGAGCCAGAACCCCGACATCCTGCATCACATCGCGCGCAACCAGGACGCCATCCTCTTCTGGCGCCAGGCGCGGGAGCAGAACTTCCAGGTGAAGGCGGTGGTGCACGCGGGCGCCACCGGCTACGGCTCGCCGGACTTCGGCAAGGCCTTCGGCGCCGACGGCAACGGCCCCTTCGCCCTCCTCGAGCCCGGCGCCGGCTTCCTCATCGACAAGATGCGGCCGGAAGGCCAGCGCATCGAGCGCGCCTATCGCGAGGCGGTGAAGGCGAAGACCGGCAACGACATCGCGGGCGGGCATCAGCTCGCGGGGGGCGGGCTCTGGGTGCTGAAGCTGGTGCTGGACGCCGCCAAGACCGACGATCCCGACAAGTTCCGCGCCGCCGTGCTCGGGCTCGACCTCCCCACGGGGAGCGCGCTCAACGGCTGGGGCGTGAAGTTCGACGAGAATGGGCAGAACTCCAACCCGCGCGTGCAGCATTACATGCTGCAGTGGCAGAACGGGCAGATGGTCACGGTGTGGCCGGAGGAGTTCACGAGCGAGCGCGGCAAGTGGATTCCGCTCGGCCCCTGGGACCAGCGGAAGTAA
- a CDS encoding M48 family metalloprotease: protein MTRREWGCGMLAALAMLGGGCATVSPSEEKKLGREAADEVEQTIGLVHDPRPLEYVRRVSGRLAERAQRPDISWQFNVADDEAPNAFALPGGWVYVTRGLLVLLNTEDELAGVLGHEMSHVTERHSARQARATTPFTVLFGVPAAILGTVSPTLGGIVGGTGQLLSKVTLAPYSRDQEREADERGIALAARAGWDPLGLAAALHTLHEEEALAGGDPDRVGFLATHPSSRERVATIRELARKQTRAPAAPIAGTRSAFLGRFEGLVVGDNPATGVFLGTLFVHPGLDVAMETPAGWKTANTPEAAGAVAPPEGDAAVLLGVAGPGADPIAGAKADGLKDADLKRLERLPISGLPAARVVAETRDGDRVALTWIAHRQRVFRVMGIAPRRAWDRYGAVLDRAARSFRPLRPADRERIVESRLRLRGARGGETVAQVLARGGGTWDAARVAVANGRAPDAKLEAGWPVKVPVAQRYAAAGGA, encoded by the coding sequence ATGACGCGCCGTGAATGGGGCTGCGGGATGCTCGCCGCGCTGGCCATGTTGGGCGGCGGGTGCGCCACCGTCTCCCCCAGCGAGGAGAAGAAGCTCGGGCGCGAGGCGGCGGATGAGGTCGAGCAAACCATCGGGCTCGTGCACGACCCGCGGCCCCTCGAGTACGTGCGCCGCGTGTCGGGCCGCCTCGCCGAGAGGGCTCAGCGTCCCGACATCTCGTGGCAGTTCAACGTCGCCGACGATGAAGCACCGAACGCGTTCGCACTTCCCGGTGGGTGGGTCTACGTGACGCGCGGGCTCCTCGTGCTGCTGAACACGGAGGACGAGCTGGCCGGCGTGCTGGGCCACGAAATGTCGCACGTGACCGAGCGCCACTCCGCCCGCCAGGCCCGCGCGACCACGCCCTTCACGGTGCTCTTCGGGGTTCCCGCAGCGATCCTCGGCACGGTGAGTCCGACTCTCGGCGGCATCGTGGGCGGCACCGGCCAGCTCCTGTCGAAGGTCACGCTCGCGCCGTACAGCCGCGACCAGGAGCGCGAGGCCGACGAGCGGGGCATCGCGCTGGCTGCGCGTGCGGGTTGGGATCCCCTCGGCCTCGCCGCGGCCCTTCATACGCTGCACGAGGAGGAGGCGCTCGCCGGCGGCGATCCTGACCGGGTCGGCTTCCTCGCCACCCACCCCTCGAGCCGCGAGCGCGTGGCCACCATTCGGGAGCTCGCCCGCAAGCAAACGCGGGCGCCGGCCGCTCCGATCGCCGGGACGCGGAGCGCCTTCCTTGGCCGGTTCGAGGGGCTCGTGGTCGGTGACAATCCCGCCACCGGCGTCTTCCTCGGCACGCTCTTCGTCCACCCCGGGCTGGACGTCGCCATGGAGACGCCCGCGGGGTGGAAGACGGCCAACACGCCCGAGGCTGCCGGCGCGGTGGCGCCGCCCGAGGGAGACGCCGCGGTGCTGCTCGGCGTGGCTGGTCCGGGCGCCGATCCCATTGCCGGCGCCAAGGCCGATGGCCTCAAGGATGCCGATCTCAAGCGGCTCGAGCGGCTTCCGATCTCCGGGCTGCCCGCCGCCCGAGTGGTCGCCGAGACGCGCGACGGCGACCGAGTGGCGTTGACCTGGATCGCCCATCGGCAGCGCGTTTTCCGCGTCATGGGCATCGCCCCGCGCCGGGCCTGGGACCGCTACGGCGCCGTGCTGGATCGGGCCGCGCGGAGCTTCCGGCCGCTGCGTCCCGCCGATCGCGAACGCATCGTGGAGAGCCGGCTGCGGCTGCGCGGCGCCCGAGGCGGCGAGACGGTGGCCCAGGTGCTGGCGCGAGGTGGCGGCACGTGGGACGCGGCGCGCGTGGCGGTGGCGAACGGCCGGGCGCCCGACGCGAAGCTCGAGGCCGGCTGGCCGGTCAAAGTGCCGGTGGCGCAGCGCTATGCTGCGGCGGGCGGCGCGTGA
- a CDS encoding aspartate aminotransferase family protein, translating to MPTTSTASRDIAYQLHPFTNLRKHEEEGPLVITGGHGIYVSDEAGREYIEAMAGLWCASLGFGEERLVEAAIRQMRRLPYYHQFNSKAHDTAVNLAERLIELLPVRMSKIFFNNSGSEANDTAVKLVWYYNNVLGRPRKKKIISRLRGYHGITVASGSLTGILSAHRNFDLPLPQMRHADCPDFYRHGRPGESEEDFATRMAESLDAQIQREDPETVAAFIAEPVMGAGGVVVPPRTYFDKVQAVLKKHDVLFIADEVICGFGRTGRMFGSETYDLKPDIMVMAKALSSAYLPISATAISEGIYQALVSGSDKVGVFAHGYTYSGHPVPCAVALETLDVMKERDLLGHVGRVAPRLQAGLRRFADHPLVGNVRGVGLLGAVELVKDKATRAPFDPPGTVGGVFQTRAQAQGLIVRNLGDTIALCPPLIITEAEIDEVLRRFDKALTETTPAA from the coding sequence ATGCCGACCACCTCGACCGCGTCGCGTGACATCGCGTATCAGCTCCACCCCTTCACCAACCTCAGGAAGCACGAGGAGGAGGGGCCGCTGGTCATCACCGGCGGACACGGGATCTACGTCAGCGACGAAGCCGGCCGCGAGTACATCGAGGCCATGGCCGGGCTCTGGTGCGCCTCGCTGGGCTTCGGCGAGGAGCGGCTGGTGGAGGCGGCCATCCGGCAGATGCGGCGGCTGCCCTACTACCATCAGTTCAACTCCAAGGCTCACGACACCGCGGTCAATCTCGCCGAGCGCCTGATCGAGCTCCTGCCCGTTCGCATGTCGAAGATCTTCTTCAACAACTCGGGCTCCGAGGCCAACGACACCGCGGTGAAGCTCGTCTGGTACTACAACAACGTGCTCGGCCGGCCGCGGAAGAAGAAGATCATCTCGCGGCTGCGCGGCTACCACGGGATCACGGTGGCGAGCGGCAGCCTCACCGGCATTCTCTCGGCGCACCGGAACTTCGACCTGCCGCTGCCCCAGATGCGCCACGCCGACTGCCCGGACTTCTACCGTCACGGGCGCCCGGGCGAGAGCGAGGAGGACTTCGCCACCCGCATGGCCGAATCGCTGGACGCGCAAATACAACGTGAGGATCCCGAGACGGTGGCCGCCTTCATCGCCGAGCCGGTCATGGGTGCGGGCGGCGTGGTGGTGCCGCCGCGCACCTACTTCGACAAGGTGCAGGCCGTGCTCAAGAAGCACGACGTGCTCTTCATCGCCGACGAGGTGATCTGCGGCTTCGGGCGCACCGGCCGGATGTTCGGGTCCGAGACCTACGACCTCAAGCCCGACATCATGGTGATGGCAAAGGCGCTGTCCTCCGCCTATCTCCCCATCTCGGCCACCGCGATCTCCGAGGGGATCTACCAGGCGCTGGTCTCGGGCAGCGACAAGGTCGGCGTGTTCGCCCACGGCTACACCTACTCCGGCCATCCCGTGCCCTGCGCGGTGGCGCTCGAGACGCTCGACGTCATGAAGGAGCGCGACCTCCTGGGCCACGTCGGCCGCGTGGCGCCGCGGCTGCAGGCTGGACTCCGGCGCTTCGCCGATCACCCGCTGGTGGGCAACGTGCGGGGGGTGGGCCTGCTCGGCGCGGTCGAGCTGGTGAAGGACAAGGCGACGCGAGCGCCGTTCGATCCGCCGGGTACGGTGGGTGGGGTGTTCCAGACGCGGGCTCAGGCCCAGGGCCTGATCGTGCGCAACCTCGGCGACACCATTGCCCTCTGCCCGCCCCTCATCATCACGGAGGCGGAGATCGACGAGGTCCTGCGCCGCTTCGACAAGGCGCTGACCGAGACGACGCCGGCGGCGTAG
- a CDS encoding extracellular solute-binding protein, which translates to MTTRRVFLGTAGLLASAVLADGRWGLARADKPINLSGWVFKPDTVKDYIDFYNKKHGGQVTYEAIPWAQYHPTMETRALAGEIVDVMYCNHNNRERWYENGLLRAVDDLPGVDELKKKMTPANLDSLKSKDGTKLLGLPYFTSLFILIYNEPMLQQAGIKAPAKSWDELVEHCMKLKKDKVSETPFLPNWNNSPSGTMPQFMSDCFSEGANVFDAKNRVIVDQEPGAAKAMERWQKVYKADLVNPEVLTKTSSTDTHRLFWTGRYAYHTNHSYYLKTIAAEPENSKLAPKKAKMVMYPGTGQSYMWTDSYVVNAKSKNLEDAWKLTRFLGGNLNGDWYVQRQWCLISGLDNPYPEMYDHPEIIVSYDKWIDLKLLREQYKKGKVIAAYKEPWYGEYDTKAVAIVHNMIRGTTAVPKGLKELVALQKSLV; encoded by the coding sequence ATGACGACGCGTCGCGTATTCCTCGGCACGGCCGGCCTTCTCGCTTCCGCGGTGCTCGCGGACGGACGCTGGGGCCTCGCCCGCGCGGACAAGCCGATCAACCTCTCCGGCTGGGTGTTCAAGCCCGACACCGTAAAGGACTACATCGACTTCTACAACAAGAAGCACGGCGGCCAGGTGACGTACGAGGCCATCCCGTGGGCGCAGTACCACCCCACCATGGAGACCCGGGCCCTCGCGGGCGAGATCGTGGACGTGATGTACTGCAACCACAATAACCGCGAGCGGTGGTACGAGAACGGCCTCCTCCGCGCGGTGGACGATCTGCCCGGCGTGGACGAGCTGAAGAAGAAGATGACCCCCGCCAACCTCGACAGCCTCAAGAGCAAGGACGGAACGAAGCTCCTGGGCCTGCCGTACTTCACGAGCCTCTTCATCCTCATCTACAACGAGCCGATGCTCCAGCAGGCCGGCATCAAGGCGCCCGCGAAGAGCTGGGACGAGCTGGTCGAGCACTGCATGAAGCTCAAGAAGGACAAGGTGAGCGAGACGCCGTTCCTCCCCAACTGGAACAACAGCCCCTCGGGGACGATGCCGCAGTTCATGAGCGACTGCTTCTCCGAGGGGGCGAACGTCTTCGACGCCAAGAACCGCGTCATCGTCGATCAGGAGCCGGGGGCGGCCAAGGCGATGGAGCGGTGGCAGAAGGTGTACAAGGCCGATCTGGTGAATCCCGAGGTGCTCACCAAGACCTCCTCCACCGATACGCATCGCCTGTTCTGGACGGGACGGTACGCGTACCACACCAACCACTCGTACTACTTGAAGACCATCGCCGCCGAGCCGGAGAACTCGAAGCTCGCTCCCAAGAAGGCGAAGATGGTCATGTATCCGGGCACCGGGCAGTCCTACATGTGGACGGACTCGTACGTGGTCAACGCCAAGTCGAAGAATCTCGAGGACGCGTGGAAGCTCACGCGCTTCCTGGGCGGGAACCTCAACGGGGACTGGTACGTGCAGCGGCAGTGGTGTCTGATCTCCGGCCTCGACAATCCGTATCCCGAGATGTACGACCACCCGGAGATCATCGTGTCGTACGACAAGTGGATCGACCTCAAGCTCCTGCGCGAGCAGTACAAGAAGGGCAAGGTCATCGCCGCCTACAAGGAGCCGTGGTACGGCGAGTACGACACGAAGGCGGTGGCCATCGTCCACAACATGATCCGGGGGACGACGGCGGTGCCCAAGGGGCTCAAGGAGCTCGTCGCGCTCCAGAAGTCGCTCGTGTAG
- a CDS encoding carbohydrate ABC transporter permease, producing MARPRAGSRLVLYGLVLGITLWLIGPFVWLFVTSISYQRNLLARPFSVIPPEVTFDNYRMVLGLVRFHAEGQASKIIPAMINSLVVGGLVTVLNLVIGTTAGYAYARFRFPLKTFSLFALLFTRMLPTVVLIPAFFLMLRAMGLQNTLSGLIVAYCSFTLPFTVWIMKAYFETVPSELDKSALVDGCNRLQAYYRVVLPVSGPGLVAAGAFTFMLCWNEFIVAQVLNTKPGTTTLPPVIAGMNGQINIDYSVIAASGFLGALPAVLLVLFFQKYMVQGLTAGSVKG from the coding sequence ATGGCGCGCCCGCGCGCGGGGAGCCGTTTGGTGCTCTACGGCCTCGTGCTGGGAATCACGCTGTGGCTGATCGGGCCGTTCGTGTGGCTGTTCGTGACGAGCATCTCGTATCAGCGAAATCTCCTCGCGCGGCCCTTCTCCGTGATTCCCCCCGAGGTCACGTTCGACAACTATCGAATGGTCCTGGGCCTCGTCCGCTTCCACGCCGAGGGTCAGGCGTCCAAGATCATCCCGGCGATGATCAACAGCTTGGTGGTCGGCGGGCTCGTGACGGTGCTGAACCTCGTGATCGGGACCACCGCGGGCTATGCCTACGCCCGCTTCCGCTTTCCGCTCAAGACGTTCTCGCTCTTCGCCCTCCTCTTCACCCGGATGCTGCCCACGGTGGTGCTGATCCCGGCCTTCTTCCTCATGCTGCGCGCGATGGGGCTCCAGAACACGCTGAGCGGGCTCATCGTGGCATACTGCTCGTTCACGCTGCCGTTCACGGTGTGGATCATGAAGGCCTACTTCGAGACGGTGCCGTCGGAGTTGGACAAGAGCGCGCTCGTGGACGGCTGCAATCGCCTCCAGGCCTACTACCGGGTGGTGCTCCCGGTGTCGGGACCTGGACTGGTGGCCGCGGGCGCCTTTACCTTCATGCTCTGCTGGAACGAGTTCATCGTGGCCCAGGTGCTCAACACCAAGCCGGGCACCACCACGCTGCCCCCCGTGATCGCGGGCATGAACGGGCAGATCAACATCGACTACTCGGTGATCGCCGCCTCCGGCTTCCTGGGGGCGCTGCCCGCCGTGCTGCTCGTGCTCTTCTTCCAGAAGTACATGGTGCAGGGCCTCACCGCCGGCTCCGTCAAGGGCTGA
- a CDS encoding ABC transporter ATP-binding protein, with product MSLLAVSGITKHFGGIIANRDISFEVAPGELVGIIGPNGSGKSTLFEVISGFYYPDAGEVRLDGQRLTGLSPDRVCRLGIARTFQKLRPFAGMSVVDNVMVGALTRTHDVRHARERALALLDRVGLGEKAHAHARTLSTGQRKRLELARALATEPRVLLLDEVTGGVDQRSIPGLVQLVRELHRDGLTLLVIEHNMRVITAVAHRIVALYLGEKIADGAPDAVTRDRRVVEAYLGQAYAG from the coding sequence GTGAGCCTCCTCGCCGTCTCTGGTATCACCAAGCACTTCGGCGGCATCATCGCCAACCGCGACATCTCCTTCGAGGTGGCGCCGGGAGAGCTCGTCGGCATCATCGGCCCCAACGGCTCCGGCAAGTCCACTCTCTTCGAGGTGATCAGCGGCTTCTATTACCCGGACGCGGGCGAGGTGCGCCTGGACGGCCAGCGGCTGACCGGCCTCTCGCCCGACCGGGTGTGCCGGCTCGGCATCGCCCGGACGTTCCAGAAGCTCCGGCCGTTCGCGGGGATGAGCGTGGTGGACAACGTGATGGTGGGTGCGCTCACGCGCACGCACGACGTGCGTCACGCCCGCGAGCGGGCGCTCGCCCTGCTCGACCGCGTCGGGCTCGGCGAGAAGGCGCACGCGCACGCGCGCACGCTGTCCACCGGCCAGCGCAAGCGCCTCGAGCTGGCCCGGGCGCTCGCCACCGAGCCGCGCGTGCTCCTCCTCGACGAGGTGACGGGCGGGGTGGATCAGCGGAGCATTCCCGGTCTCGTCCAGCTCGTGCGTGAGCTCCATCGCGACGGCCTCACCCTGCTGGTGATCGAGCACAACATGCGGGTGATCACCGCCGTCGCCCACAGGATCGTGGCGCTGTACCTCGGTGAGAAGATCGCCGACGGCGCCCCCGACGCGGTCACCCGGGACCGGCGGGTCGTCGAGGCCTATCTCGGCCAGGCGTACGCCGGATGA
- a CDS encoding sugar ABC transporter permease — protein sequence MEGALPVAKGARTGRMSLRLSEGWFAFTLILPALLGIFVVVVFPLAYSLWLSFTDVNLLRTTGPAIEVFGVRVPLFRFVGLQNYARIFDDPLYWSSLWRTLYFVGAFVLEATVMGLGMALVLNERFAGRPLMRSLLLIPWSLSRVVVGLLWVGILDFEFGALNGLLHNWGLIDRSVAFFKDGFTALNVLVTVYMWNQAPFATLLFLAGMQSVPEDLYSAAEVDGAGYWQRFRFVTLPALRPILFLVLVLATVNGFLMLDLIYVLTMGGPANETTTISWLGFQTAFAFFKFGPGTAILYTLTALCLLVTVVYQRLILARFEPEA from the coding sequence GTGGAAGGCGCGCTGCCGGTCGCAAAGGGCGCGCGGACGGGACGGATGTCGCTCCGTCTGTCCGAGGGCTGGTTCGCGTTCACCCTCATTCTGCCCGCGCTCCTCGGCATCTTCGTGGTCGTGGTGTTCCCGCTCGCCTACTCGCTGTGGCTCTCGTTCACCGACGTCAATCTCCTTCGCACCACCGGGCCCGCCATCGAGGTATTCGGTGTGCGCGTGCCCCTCTTCCGCTTCGTGGGCCTCCAGAACTACGCGCGGATCTTCGACGACCCCCTCTACTGGAGCTCGCTCTGGCGCACCCTCTACTTCGTGGGGGCGTTCGTGCTGGAGGCCACCGTCATGGGGCTGGGGATGGCGCTCGTCCTCAACGAGCGCTTCGCGGGCCGCCCGCTCATGCGGAGCCTGCTCCTGATCCCCTGGTCGCTCTCGCGGGTGGTGGTGGGACTGCTGTGGGTCGGCATCCTCGACTTCGAGTTCGGCGCTCTCAACGGGCTCCTGCACAACTGGGGCCTCATCGATCGCTCGGTCGCCTTCTTCAAGGACGGGTTCACCGCGCTCAATGTCCTCGTCACCGTCTACATGTGGAATCAGGCGCCGTTCGCGACGCTCCTCTTCCTCGCCGGGATGCAGTCGGTGCCCGAGGATCTCTACAGCGCCGCCGAGGTGGACGGCGCGGGCTACTGGCAGCGGTTCCGCTTCGTGACGCTGCCCGCCCTCCGGCCCATCCTGTTCCTGGTCCTCGTCCTCGCCACCGTCAACGGCTTCCTCATGCTCGACCTCATCTACGTGCTCACCATGGGCGGGCCCGCCAACGAGACCACCACGATCTCCTGGCTCGGCTTCCAGACCGCCTTCGCGTTCTTCAAGTTCGGTCCCGGCACCGCCATCCTCTACACGCTGACCGCGCTCTGCCTGCTCGTGACCGTCGTGTATCAGCGCCTGATCCTGGCGCGCTTCGAGCCGGAGGCCTGA
- a CDS encoding ABC transporter ATP-binding protein produces the protein MTAPLLLSVEDLDVAYGDFQVLWQAGLEVREGEIVTVLGPNGAGKSTLMNTISGLMAPRAGRITFRGKRIDGLPAHRTVGEGLAHVLERRRLFPFLSVLDNVLLGAHNLTARPHRAESLAAVERLFPVIASRRGQLGHTLSGGEQQMVAIARGLMARPRLLMIDEPFLGLAPRIVEELGGLMRRIRDERGIGIVFIEQNVELALRLADRGYILESGRTILSGPSAELLQSAEVKRIFLGDVAL, from the coding sequence ATGACGGCGCCCCTGCTGCTCAGCGTCGAGGACCTCGACGTCGCCTACGGCGACTTCCAGGTGCTGTGGCAGGCCGGGCTGGAGGTGCGCGAAGGCGAGATCGTGACGGTACTCGGCCCGAACGGCGCGGGTAAGTCCACGCTCATGAACACGATCTCCGGCCTCATGGCGCCGCGCGCGGGCCGCATCACGTTTCGCGGCAAGCGCATCGACGGGCTGCCCGCGCATCGGACGGTGGGCGAGGGGCTCGCGCACGTGCTCGAGCGGCGGCGGCTCTTCCCCTTCCTCAGCGTGCTCGACAATGTACTGCTGGGCGCTCACAATCTCACCGCGCGCCCGCACCGCGCGGAGAGCCTCGCCGCCGTCGAGCGGCTGTTCCCGGTCATCGCGAGCCGCCGCGGCCAGCTCGGCCACACGCTCTCGGGCGGCGAGCAGCAGATGGTGGCGATCGCCCGCGGCCTCATGGCGCGTCCGCGTCTCCTCATGATCGACGAGCCCTTCCTGGGCCTGGCGCCCAGGATCGTGGAGGAGCTGGGCGGGCTCATGCGGCGCATCCGCGACGAGCGGGGGATCGGCATCGTGTTCATCGAGCAGAACGTGGAGCTGGCGCTGCGGCTCGCCGACCGCGGCTACATCCTGGAGTCCGGCCGCACCATCCTGAGCGGGCCCTCCGCGGAGCTGCTCCAATCGGCGGAGGTCAAGCGCATTTTCCTGGGGGACGTCGCCCTATGA